One Amorphoplanes digitatis genomic window carries:
- a CDS encoding DUF397 domain-containing protein, translated as MQKFEADLSNAVWRRSASSGAAGAAAVEVALLDAGVAVRDARDPEGDVLFFTPAEWDAFVGGAKDGEFDL; from the coding sequence GTGCAGAAGTTCGAGGCTGACCTGTCCAACGCCGTGTGGCGCCGCAGCGCCTCGTCCGGGGCGGCGGGTGCCGCCGCCGTCGAGGTCGCCCTGCTCGATGCCGGCGTCGCCGTGCGCGATGCCCGCGACCCCGAGGGGGACGTGCTGTTCTTCACCCCGGCCGAATGGGACGCCTTCGTCGGTGGCGCCAAGGACGGCGAGTTCGACCTGTAG
- a CDS encoding S1C family serine protease has protein sequence MSLPDHPSGEWATASRAEPRIGHPRPARVGPHLVSPTGAAPYPVVAEPASEPAVLNGRGRSRLATFLLVAVLLLVAGWQAWRLERVDNRLAASSAQLATALDRQDQFADRADRLEKQLAGVFDPEAISQTVLPSVFRVRAGNFTGTAFSVGDKAKDGQANLLTNFHVVESVWQSGSRKVFLERGKDEMSATIVKVDKGKDLALLRANRKIAGLDTAPATVKPGQQVVVVGAPLGLEDTVTTGVVSAYRPGDADGPTIQFDAPINPGNSGGPVVNSKDEVIGLATAKARDAEGIGIAVPIKTACDAFDVC, from the coding sequence TTGAGCCTGCCCGACCACCCCTCGGGCGAGTGGGCCACCGCCTCGCGCGCCGAGCCCCGGATCGGGCACCCGCGCCCGGCCCGGGTGGGGCCGCACCTGGTCTCGCCGACCGGCGCCGCGCCCTACCCGGTGGTCGCCGAGCCGGCGAGCGAACCGGCCGTGCTCAACGGCCGTGGTCGTAGCCGGCTGGCCACGTTTCTGCTGGTCGCCGTCCTGCTGCTGGTCGCCGGGTGGCAGGCGTGGCGCCTCGAGCGGGTCGACAATCGGCTGGCGGCCAGCTCCGCTCAGCTCGCGACCGCGCTCGACCGGCAGGACCAGTTCGCCGACCGGGCCGACCGGCTGGAGAAGCAGCTCGCCGGGGTCTTCGACCCCGAGGCCATCTCGCAGACGGTGCTGCCGAGCGTCTTCCGGGTCCGGGCCGGCAACTTCACGGGTACGGCGTTCTCGGTCGGCGACAAGGCCAAGGACGGGCAGGCGAACCTGCTGACGAACTTCCACGTGGTCGAGTCGGTGTGGCAGTCCGGCTCCCGCAAGGTCTTCCTTGAGCGGGGCAAGGACGAGATGTCCGCGACGATCGTCAAGGTCGACAAGGGCAAGGACCTGGCGCTGCTGCGGGCCAACCGCAAGATCGCCGGGCTGGACACCGCGCCCGCCACGGTCAAGCCGGGCCAGCAGGTCGTGGTCGTCGGCGCGCCGCTCGGGCTCGAGGACACCGTGACCACGGGCGTGGTCAGCGCGTACCGGCCCGGCGACGCGGACGGGCCGACGATCCAGTTCGACGCGCCCATCAACCCCGGCAACTCGGGCGGGCCGGTGGTCAACAGCAAGGACGAGGTGATCGGCCTGGCCACGGCCAAGGCCCGCGACGCCGAGGGCATCGGCATCGCCGTACCGATCAAGACGGCCTGCGACGCCTTCGACGTCTGCTAG
- a CDS encoding ribonuclease D: MTDEAPLRRRDAPDHAGDGPHSVPPDLTSGGPEPEPARTSIPLTAPREGTPRPVETAAELAEIVARMAAGSGPVAVDAERASGYRYTQRAYLVQLRRAGSGTVLIDPMPLDDLHTLDEALADTEWVLHAASQDLACLAEIGMKPRKLFDTELAARLAGFERVGLAALTEQLLGYSLEKHHSAADWSTRPLPESWLTYAALDVELLTDLRDLLAAELDRQGKSAWAAEEFAALVASADRPPRARVDPWRRTSGIHRVRGARAQSRVRALWNARDTVAARRDSAPGRVLPDSAIIAAAELDPKEERTLLGLPGFGGRSVRRLARVWLDALDGARALSDDELPVNVPVDGPPPPHRWAERDPIAAARLQRCRQVVIGTAEAHNLPPENLISPDFIRRLAWSPPAEATGKTVSETLKEFGARDWQVGLIADKIAEALPEPTAD, from the coding sequence GTGACCGACGAAGCACCCCTGCGCCGTCGGGACGCGCCGGACCATGCAGGGGACGGACCGCACTCCGTGCCGCCCGACCTGACGTCTGGCGGTCCCGAGCCCGAGCCTGCCCGCACGTCAATTCCCCTCACGGCACCCCGGGAGGGCACGCCTCGGCCGGTGGAGACCGCGGCGGAGCTCGCCGAGATCGTCGCGCGCATGGCGGCGGGATCGGGCCCGGTGGCCGTGGACGCCGAGCGCGCCTCCGGCTACCGATACACCCAGCGCGCCTACCTGGTGCAGCTGCGCCGGGCCGGCAGCGGCACGGTCCTGATCGACCCGATGCCCCTGGACGACCTGCACACCCTGGACGAGGCGCTGGCCGACACCGAGTGGGTGCTGCACGCGGCGAGCCAGGACCTGGCCTGCCTCGCCGAGATCGGCATGAAGCCGAGGAAGCTCTTCGACACCGAGCTGGCGGCGCGGCTCGCGGGCTTCGAACGGGTCGGCCTCGCGGCGCTCACGGAGCAGCTGCTGGGCTACTCGCTGGAGAAGCACCACTCGGCGGCGGACTGGTCGACCCGGCCCCTGCCGGAGTCCTGGCTGACCTACGCGGCGCTGGACGTCGAGCTGCTGACCGACCTGCGCGACCTGCTCGCGGCGGAGCTGGACCGGCAGGGCAAGTCGGCCTGGGCGGCGGAGGAGTTCGCGGCCCTGGTGGCCAGCGCGGACCGCCCGCCCCGCGCCCGCGTCGACCCGTGGCGCCGCACGTCGGGCATCCACCGCGTCCGCGGCGCCCGCGCACAGTCGCGGGTCCGCGCCCTCTGGAACGCCCGCGACACGGTGGCGGCCCGCCGCGACTCGGCACCGGGCCGCGTCCTGCCCGACTCCGCCATCATCGCCGCGGCCGAGCTGGACCCGAAGGAGGAGCGCACCCTGCTGGGCCTGCCGGGCTTCGGCGGCCGCTCGGTGCGCCGCCTGGCCCGGGTCTGGCTGGACGCCCTCGACGGCGCGCGCGCCCTGTCCGACGACGAGCTGCCGGTGAACGTGCCGGTGGACGGCCCGCCGCCGCCGCACCGCTGGGCGGAGCGCGACCCGATCGCGGCGGCCCGGCTCCAGCGCTGCCGGCAGGTGGTGATCGGCACGGCGGAGGCGCACAACCTCCCGCCGGAGAACCTGATCAGCCCGGACTTCATCCGCCGGCTGGCCTGGTCGCCGCCGGCGGAGGCGACCGGCAAGACGGTGTCGGAGACGCTGAAGGAGTTCGGCGCCCGCGACTGGCAGGTCGGCCTGATCGCCGACAAGATCGCCGAGGCGCTCCCGGAGCCCACCGCCGACTGA
- a CDS encoding response regulator — MTVRVVIADDQELVRAGLRALLERDPELVVVGEAADGAGAVASVTAEQPDVVLMDLQMPGTDGIEATRRIVADPALAAVRVVALTTYGTDEHVFSAIRAGAAGFLLKDCGPAELRRAVKLVAAGDALLSPAVTRRVMDAAVGAGPGGVRSAPLAGLTGRERDVLIEVAGGRSNDEIAAALHLSPATVRTYVSHLLTKMDARDRAQLVVVAYRTGLVRPS; from the coding sequence GTGACCGTCCGGGTGGTGATCGCGGACGATCAGGAACTCGTCCGGGCCGGGTTGCGCGCGCTGCTGGAGCGCGACCCCGAGCTGGTCGTCGTCGGCGAGGCCGCGGACGGCGCCGGCGCGGTCGCCTCGGTGACGGCCGAGCAGCCGGATGTCGTGCTGATGGACCTGCAGATGCCGGGCACCGACGGCATCGAGGCGACCCGCCGCATCGTGGCCGATCCGGCGCTCGCCGCCGTGCGGGTCGTCGCGCTGACCACGTACGGCACGGACGAGCACGTCTTCTCCGCCATCCGGGCCGGCGCGGCCGGCTTCCTGCTCAAGGACTGCGGCCCGGCCGAGCTGCGCCGGGCGGTAAAACTGGTGGCGGCGGGCGACGCCCTGCTGTCGCCCGCGGTGACCCGGCGGGTGATGGACGCCGCGGTCGGCGCCGGCCCGGGCGGCGTGCGGAGCGCCCCGCTGGCCGGCCTCACCGGGCGTGAACGCGACGTTCTGATCGAGGTCGCGGGTGGCCGTTCCAATGACGAGATCGCCGCCGCGCTGCACCTGAGCCCGGCGACAGTCCGCACCTACGTGAGTCACCTACTGACCAAGATGGACGCCCGCGACCGCGCGCAGTTGGTGGTGGTCGCCTACCGCACCGGGCTGGTCCGCCCCAGCTAG
- a CDS encoding GNAT family N-acetyltransferase, with product MHPEPREEIRVASFPDLDTTTLYAILKLRVDVFVVEQRCPYPELDGRDAEPGTRHVWLTRGDEVLAYLRILADGDTERIGRVVTAPDARKGGYASRLVEHALTVVGARPCTLAAQAHLTGFYARFGFTVAGPGFLEDGIPHVPMRR from the coding sequence ATGCATCCGGAGCCCCGAGAAGAGATCCGGGTGGCGTCGTTTCCCGATCTCGACACCACCACCCTGTACGCGATCCTCAAGCTCCGCGTCGACGTCTTCGTCGTGGAGCAGCGGTGCCCGTACCCGGAACTCGACGGGCGCGACGCCGAACCCGGCACCCGGCACGTGTGGCTGACCCGCGGCGACGAGGTCCTCGCCTACCTGCGGATCCTTGCCGACGGCGACACCGAGCGGATCGGCCGCGTGGTGACGGCGCCGGACGCCCGCAAGGGCGGCTACGCGAGCCGGCTCGTGGAGCACGCACTCACCGTCGTCGGCGCCAGGCCCTGCACGCTCGCGGCGCAGGCGCACCTGACCGGCTTCTACGCCCGCTTCGGCTTCACCGTCGCGGGGCCGGGATTCCTGGAGGACGGCATCCCGCACGTACCGATGCGGCGCTAG
- a CDS encoding DUF5957 family protein codes for MRTIGVAVVGMFAGLLLGVVLTESAVRPAGTDVSPATALVLGLGPLLLAVLGAVAGLLIDRRRR; via the coding sequence GTGAGGACGATCGGCGTCGCCGTCGTCGGCATGTTCGCCGGGCTGCTGCTCGGCGTGGTGCTTACCGAGTCGGCCGTCCGTCCGGCCGGAACGGACGTCTCGCCCGCCACGGCGCTCGTGCTCGGCCTCGGGCCGCTGCTTCTCGCCGTACTCGGGGCGGTAGCCGGCTTGCTGATCGACCGACGCCGCCGGTGA
- the hemG gene encoding protoporphyrinogen oxidase — translation MRKRVAVIGGGIAGLAAAVRLRDRAPADTEIIVYEQSAALGGKLRTGELAGTVVERGAEAFLAGGADGGESAAVAFARSVGLGDALVHPAAVPAALALGGRLEPLPKGTLVGVPGDVHALGPVARAAAGADLDRGGPLLAPGADVAVGALVRSRYGDEVADRLVDPMLGGVYAGRADRLSLAATMPALARAARTEHTLAGAVRAAQAAAVRVPGRPVFAAVDGGMGRLVAAAVDAAGARICLGLPVHELTRTSRGWRLLLGPAPAPRIEEVDAVVLAVPARPAARLLTGVDLAAAAGVEALDYASVALVAFALPPGTPLPDLSGFLVPPTEGTLVKAATFVTHKWSHLRREGGPVIIRASLGRAGEEARLQHDDAALTATAHAELGALIGDPLPAPVASWVQRWGGGLPQYAPGHLDRVARARAALADRPGLALAGAAYDGVGIAACVASGESAADDVSKHLEER, via the coding sequence GTGCGCAAGCGGGTAGCTGTGATCGGCGGTGGTATCGCCGGGCTGGCCGCCGCCGTGCGGCTCCGGGACCGGGCGCCGGCCGACACCGAGATCATCGTGTACGAGCAGTCGGCCGCCCTCGGCGGAAAGCTGCGCACCGGTGAGCTCGCCGGCACCGTCGTCGAGCGGGGTGCCGAGGCATTCCTGGCCGGCGGGGCCGACGGCGGCGAGTCCGCGGCCGTGGCTTTCGCGCGGTCCGTCGGCCTCGGCGACGCCCTCGTGCATCCGGCCGCCGTTCCCGCGGCGCTGGCCCTCGGCGGCCGCCTCGAGCCGCTGCCCAAGGGGACGCTCGTCGGCGTGCCCGGTGACGTGCACGCGCTTGGCCCGGTCGCGCGGGCGGCGGCCGGCGCCGACCTGGACCGGGGCGGCCCGCTGCTCGCGCCCGGCGCCGACGTCGCCGTCGGCGCGCTGGTCCGGTCCCGCTACGGCGACGAGGTCGCCGACCGGCTCGTCGACCCGATGCTCGGCGGGGTCTACGCGGGCCGCGCCGACCGGCTCTCGCTGGCCGCCACCATGCCCGCGCTGGCACGCGCGGCCCGCACCGAGCACACCCTGGCCGGCGCGGTCCGGGCCGCGCAGGCCGCGGCGGTGCGGGTGCCCGGCCGGCCGGTCTTCGCCGCGGTGGACGGTGGCATGGGCCGCCTGGTCGCCGCCGCGGTCGACGCCGCGGGCGCCCGGATCTGTCTCGGCCTGCCCGTTCACGAGCTGACCCGCACCTCGCGCGGCTGGCGGCTGCTGCTCGGCCCGGCGCCGGCGCCGCGGATCGAGGAGGTCGACGCCGTCGTGCTCGCCGTGCCCGCCCGCCCGGCCGCCCGGCTGCTCACCGGCGTCGATCTCGCCGCGGCCGCCGGCGTCGAGGCGCTCGATTACGCGAGCGTCGCCCTCGTCGCGTTCGCGCTGCCGCCCGGCACGCCGCTGCCCGACCTGTCCGGGTTCCTGGTCCCGCCGACCGAGGGCACGCTGGTCAAGGCGGCCACGTTCGTCACGCACAAGTGGTCGCACCTGCGCCGCGAGGGCGGTCCGGTGATCATCCGGGCGTCCCTCGGGCGGGCCGGCGAGGAGGCGCGGCTACAGCACGACGACGCGGCGCTGACCGCGACGGCGCACGCCGAGCTGGGCGCGCTGATCGGCGACCCGCTGCCGGCGCCGGTCGCCTCCTGGGTGCAGCGCTGGGGCGGCGGGCTGCCGCAGTACGCGCCCGGCCACCTCGACCGGGTCGCCCGGGCCCGGGCCGCGCTCGCCGACCGTCCCGGCCTGGCGCTGGCCGGCGCCGCCTACGACGGTGTCGGCATCGCGGCCTGCGTGGCCAGCGGCGAGAGCGCCGCAGACGACGTATCGAAACACCTGGAGGAACGATGA
- the hemE gene encoding uroporphyrinogen decarboxylase → MTKTLHDSVFVRACRGLPVPHPPVWFMRQAGRSLPEYRKIREGVGMLESCGRPDLVTEITLQPVRRHGVDAAILFSDIVVPLAAAGVDLDIVAGTGPVVASPIRTAADVAGLRHLEPGAVGYVDEAIRMLLPELGAVPLIGFAGAPFTLASYLIEGGPSRTYLKTKAMMYGDPDLWNTLCSRLADITLAFLRVQVNAGVSAIQLFDSWAGALSEADYRRFVQPHSARVLRGLEDAGIPRIHFGVGTAVLLGAMGEAGADVVGVDWRTPLDRATTMIGPDRAVQGNLDPAILFAPWEVVEREARRVVAEGRAAPGHVFNLGHGVMPETDPEVLTRVVELVHGLR, encoded by the coding sequence GTGACCAAGACTCTCCACGACTCGGTGTTCGTCCGGGCCTGCCGCGGCCTGCCGGTGCCGCACCCGCCCGTCTGGTTCATGCGGCAGGCGGGTCGTTCGCTGCCGGAGTACCGCAAGATCCGCGAGGGCGTCGGGATGCTGGAGTCCTGCGGCCGCCCCGATCTGGTCACCGAGATCACCCTGCAACCGGTACGCCGCCACGGCGTCGACGCCGCGATCCTGTTCAGCGACATCGTGGTGCCGCTGGCCGCCGCCGGCGTCGACCTGGACATCGTGGCCGGCACCGGCCCGGTGGTCGCCTCGCCGATCCGCACGGCCGCGGACGTCGCCGGCCTGCGCCACCTGGAGCCCGGCGCCGTCGGCTACGTCGACGAGGCCATCCGGATGCTGCTGCCCGAGCTCGGCGCGGTCCCGCTGATCGGCTTCGCCGGTGCGCCGTTCACGCTGGCCAGCTACCTGATCGAGGGCGGGCCGTCGCGGACCTACCTGAAGACCAAGGCGATGATGTACGGCGACCCGGACCTGTGGAACACGCTGTGCTCGCGGCTGGCCGACATCACGCTGGCGTTCCTGCGGGTACAGGTGAACGCCGGGGTCAGCGCGATCCAGCTCTTCGACTCGTGGGCGGGCGCGCTGTCCGAGGCCGACTACCGCCGGTTCGTCCAGCCGCACTCGGCGCGGGTGCTGCGGGGCCTGGAGGACGCGGGCATTCCCCGGATCCACTTCGGCGTGGGCACCGCGGTCCTGCTCGGCGCGATGGGCGAGGCCGGCGCGGACGTGGTCGGTGTCGACTGGCGTACCCCGCTGGACCGGGCCACGACGATGATCGGGCCGGACCGGGCCGTGCAGGGCAACCTGGACCCGGCGATCTTGTTCGCGCCCTGGGAGGTCGTCGAGCGGGAGGCCCGGCGGGTGGTCGCCGAGGGCCGCGCGGCGCCGGGCCACGTCTTCAACCTCGGACACGGCGTGATGCCGGAGACCGACCCGGAAGTGCTGACCCGCGTCGTCGAACTCGTGCACGGCCTGAGGTGA
- a CDS encoding isoamylase early set domain-containing protein, whose translation MIKRSKLFGNKTRVTFCLPKDAPSGSVSVVGTFNDWEPGLHELKVRRDGTRTVTVRLDPGRYSFRYLASDGIWMDDENADAVGPNGSELVL comes from the coding sequence ATGATCAAGCGAAGCAAGCTCTTCGGCAACAAGACCCGGGTGACGTTCTGCCTGCCGAAGGACGCGCCCTCCGGCTCGGTGAGCGTGGTCGGCACGTTCAACGACTGGGAGCCGGGGCTGCACGAGCTCAAGGTGCGCCGGGACGGCACCCGCACGGTCACGGTCCGGCTGGACCCGGGCCGCTACAGCTTCCGCTACCTGGCCAGCGACGGCATCTGGATGGACGACGAGAACGCCGACGCGGTGGGGCCGAACGGCAGCGAGCTGGTGCTCTGA
- a CDS encoding DUF3000 domain-containing protein: protein MGPTSAAPEAFTRAVAGLRATAPREEILLEEIAAPQRLAPYGFALSATVLREGDEVASGRLILLHDPAGHDAWQGNLRLVTLITAELESDMAGDPLLPAVAWTWLTDGLDQHTALYTAIGGTITQTTSTRFGELAGPAPTADLEIRASWTPTSDDLGAHLHGWCAMLASTAGLPPPGVTALNNRQRAGAN, encoded by the coding sequence ATGGGGCCCACCTCCGCCGCACCCGAGGCGTTCACCCGCGCCGTCGCCGGGTTACGGGCCACCGCGCCGCGCGAGGAGATCCTGCTCGAGGAGATCGCCGCGCCGCAGCGGCTGGCGCCGTACGGCTTCGCGCTGAGCGCGACCGTGCTGCGCGAGGGCGACGAGGTGGCGAGCGGCCGGCTGATCCTGCTGCACGACCCGGCCGGGCACGACGCCTGGCAGGGCAACCTGCGGCTGGTCACGCTGATCACGGCCGAGCTGGAGTCCGACATGGCCGGGGACCCGCTGCTGCCCGCGGTGGCCTGGACCTGGCTGACCGACGGGCTCGACCAGCACACGGCGCTCTACACGGCGATCGGCGGGACGATCACCCAGACCACGTCGACCCGCTTCGGTGAGCTGGCCGGCCCGGCGCCGACCGCAGACCTGGAGATCCGCGCGTCGTGGACGCCGACCTCCGACGACCTGGGCGCGCACCTGCACGGCTGGTGCGCGATGCTCGCCTCGACGGCGGGCCTGCCGCCCCCGGGCGTGACGGCCCTCAACAACCGCCAGCGCGCCGGGGCGAACTAG
- a CDS encoding thiolase family protein, which yields MPRVSREVVFVDGVRTPFGKAGGMYAETRADDLVIRCIRELMRRNPQLPPERVDEVAIAATTQTGDQGLTIGRTAALLSGLPKTVPGYAIDRMCAGAMTAVTNVAGGIAMGAYDVAIAGGVEHMGRHPMGEGVDPNPRILAEKLVDPSALVMGSTAENLHDRLPNITKERVDAFGLASQEKTAKAYANGKLQPDMVPVAIRNAEQGWGLATVDEAPRATSLEKLATLKTPFRPHGRVTAGNAAGLNDGATAAILADEDTARELGLPVAMRLVSYGFVGVEPEIMGYGPIPSTEKALRLAGLTIDDIGLFELNEAFAVQVLAFLDHYGIADDDPRVNPWGGAIAIGHPLASSGVRLMTQLARHFEEHPEVRYGINAMCIGIGMGGTVIWENPHWEGADK from the coding sequence GTGCCCCGAGTAAGCCGCGAGGTCGTCTTCGTTGACGGCGTACGCACCCCGTTCGGCAAGGCGGGCGGCATGTATGCCGAGACCCGCGCCGACGACCTGGTGATCCGCTGTATCCGAGAGCTGATGCGCCGTAATCCGCAGCTGCCGCCCGAGCGGGTGGACGAGGTCGCCATCGCGGCCACCACCCAGACCGGCGACCAGGGCCTGACCATCGGCCGGACCGCCGCGCTGCTGTCGGGCCTGCCGAAGACCGTGCCCGGCTACGCCATCGACCGGATGTGCGCCGGCGCCATGACCGCGGTGACAAACGTCGCCGGCGGCATCGCCATGGGCGCCTACGACGTCGCCATCGCCGGCGGCGTCGAGCACATGGGCCGGCACCCGATGGGCGAGGGCGTCGACCCCAACCCGCGGATCCTGGCCGAGAAGCTGGTCGACCCGTCCGCACTCGTGATGGGCTCCACCGCCGAGAACCTGCACGACCGCCTCCCGAACATCACCAAGGAGCGGGTCGACGCGTTCGGTCTCGCCTCGCAGGAGAAGACCGCGAAGGCGTACGCGAACGGCAAGCTGCAGCCCGACATGGTGCCCGTCGCGATCCGCAACGCGGAGCAGGGCTGGGGCCTGGCCACCGTCGACGAGGCGCCGCGCGCCACGTCGCTGGAGAAGCTCGCCACCCTCAAGACGCCGTTCCGTCCGCACGGCCGGGTCACCGCGGGCAACGCGGCCGGCCTCAACGACGGCGCCACCGCCGCCATCCTCGCCGACGAGGACACCGCCCGCGAGCTGGGCCTGCCGGTCGCCATGCGGCTGGTCTCGTACGGCTTCGTCGGCGTCGAGCCGGAGATCATGGGCTACGGCCCGATCCCGTCGACCGAGAAGGCGCTGCGCCTCGCCGGCCTGACCATCGACGACATCGGCCTGTTCGAGCTGAACGAGGCCTTCGCCGTCCAGGTGCTCGCGTTCCTCGACCACTACGGCATCGCCGACGACGACCCGCGGGTGAACCCGTGGGGCGGCGCGATCGCCATCGGGCACCCGCTCGCCAGCTCCGGTGTCCGGCTCATGACCCAGCTGGCCCGGCACTTCGAGGAGCACCCCGAGGTCCGGTACGGCATCAACGCCATGTGCATCGGCATCGGCATGGGCGGCACGGTCATCTGGGAGAACCCCCACTGGGAAGGTGCGGACAAGTGA
- the hemQ gene encoding hydrogen peroxide-dependent heme synthase has translation MTDQQQSNAARVKELNATIRYTMWSVFRAASPLPALREDLAREVDALFEQLLGKDVVVRGTYDVSGLRADADLLVWWHSESPDALQEAYGLLRRTVLGRHLEPVWSQMALHRPAEFNKSHLPAFLAGEEARPYVCVYPFVRSYEWYLLPDEERRAMLAEHGKMARGYPDVRANTVASFALGDYEWMLAFEADELHRIVDLMRDLRASTARRHVREEVPFYTGRRRSITEITASLP, from the coding sequence ATGACCGATCAGCAGCAGAGCAACGCGGCGCGGGTCAAGGAGTTGAACGCGACGATCCGCTACACGATGTGGTCGGTCTTCCGGGCCGCGTCGCCGCTTCCCGCGCTGCGCGAGGACCTGGCGCGCGAGGTCGACGCGCTGTTCGAGCAGCTGCTCGGCAAGGACGTCGTGGTGCGCGGCACGTACGACGTCTCCGGCCTGCGCGCCGACGCCGACCTGCTGGTCTGGTGGCACTCGGAGTCGCCGGACGCGCTTCAGGAGGCGTACGGGCTGCTGCGGCGCACCGTGCTCGGCCGGCACCTCGAGCCGGTCTGGTCGCAGATGGCGCTGCACCGGCCCGCCGAGTTCAACAAGAGCCACCTGCCCGCCTTCCTGGCCGGCGAGGAGGCGCGCCCGTACGTCTGCGTCTACCCGTTCGTGCGGTCGTACGAGTGGTACCTGCTGCCGGACGAGGAGCGGCGCGCGATGCTGGCCGAGCACGGCAAGATGGCGCGCGGCTACCCGGACGTGCGGGCCAACACCGTCGCGTCGTTCGCGCTCGGCGACTACGAGTGGATGCTGGCGTTCGAGGCCGACGAGCTGCACCGCATCGTCGACCTGATGCGCGACCTGCGTGCCTCGACGGCGCGCCGGCACGTCCGCGAGGAGGTGCCGTTCTACACCGGCCGCCGCCGCTCGATCACCGAGATCACCGCCTCGCTCCCGTAG
- a CDS encoding sensor histidine kinase: MGPHARWTDVGLGVATVAVVGAAVTANVRGDGTPAVAYLFAVGFGALMWVRRSQPVLALVASGIGLLGYYALGLPPIGLALPVGAALYSAAEAGRLRWAVGSAAALVVISSVARTLGGEDPGYLYAYELPTTVAVMAAVIVLGDGVHTRRLWRAEVGARLAEEAERRVQHERLALARDLHDVLAHTVSAVTLHADVAAEALDDGDPVAARTAIGRVRQASGGAAQELRGTLAALRSEADGVSPPLGVLARLGDLTAGAPVDLTVEGRERPLPMVVDATAYRVVQEALTNARRHAPGRAVRLTVSYRPAEIGLRIVNDTVAAPAGPHGYGLRGMRERVGLLGGSLRAGPAPDGTFEVTATLPAEAVA, encoded by the coding sequence ATGGGTCCGCATGCGCGCTGGACGGACGTCGGGCTGGGCGTCGCCACGGTCGCCGTCGTCGGCGCCGCGGTCACCGCGAACGTGCGCGGCGACGGGACACCGGCGGTCGCCTATCTGTTCGCGGTCGGATTCGGCGCGCTGATGTGGGTCCGCCGGTCGCAGCCGGTACTGGCGCTTGTCGCGTCCGGCATCGGGCTGCTCGGCTATTACGCGCTCGGACTGCCCCCGATCGGGCTGGCGTTGCCGGTCGGCGCCGCGCTCTACTCGGCCGCCGAGGCCGGCCGGCTGCGCTGGGCGGTGGGCAGCGCGGCGGCCCTGGTGGTGATCTCCTCGGTGGCGCGCACGCTCGGCGGAGAGGATCCGGGCTACCTGTACGCATACGAACTGCCCACGACCGTTGCGGTGATGGCCGCCGTGATCGTGCTCGGCGACGGGGTGCACACCCGGCGGCTCTGGCGGGCCGAGGTGGGTGCGCGACTGGCCGAGGAGGCCGAGCGGCGGGTACAGCACGAGCGGCTGGCGCTCGCCCGCGACCTGCACGACGTGCTCGCGCACACCGTCTCGGCGGTCACTCTGCACGCGGACGTGGCCGCGGAGGCGCTCGACGACGGCGACCCGGTCGCGGCCCGTACGGCGATCGGCCGGGTGCGGCAGGCGAGCGGGGGAGCGGCACAGGAGTTGCGTGGCACGCTCGCGGCGCTGCGCAGCGAGGCCGACGGCGTGTCACCTCCGCTGGGGGTGCTGGCCCGGCTCGGCGACCTGACCGCCGGCGCGCCGGTCGACCTGACCGTCGAGGGCCGGGAGCGGCCGTTGCCGATGGTGGTGGACGCGACCGCGTACCGGGTGGTGCAGGAGGCGCTGACGAACGCGCGGCGGCACGCTCCCGGCCGCGCCGTCCGGCTGACCGTCTCCTACCGTCCGGCGGAGATCGGCCTGCGCATCGTCAACGACACCGTGGCGGCCCCGGCCGGCCCGCACGGCTACGGCCTGCGCGGCATGCGCGAACGGGTCGGCCTGCTCGGCGGCTCGCTGCGCGCCGGCCCGGCGCCGGACGGCACCTTCGAGGTCACCGCGACCCTGCCCGCGGAGGCGGTCGCGTGA